Proteins from a genomic interval of Microbacterium phyllosphaerae:
- a CDS encoding NUDIX hydrolase — MPAIRNIAVGLPVKDGHVLALEGHDRSRGLDFLRAIGGGIEFGETAAEALRREFMEELGVSLQDAEPLGVFENIFTYEGEPGHEIAHVFAVTCAELDAVPLDAELRILDEGSPVRWAPIADIESGIRVLFPVGAPEGLRTISAR, encoded by the coding sequence ATGCCTGCCATCCGCAACATCGCCGTCGGTCTGCCCGTGAAAGACGGGCATGTGCTCGCCCTCGAAGGACACGACCGCTCGCGCGGACTCGACTTCCTCCGCGCGATCGGCGGCGGCATCGAGTTCGGCGAGACCGCGGCGGAAGCGCTCCGTCGAGAGTTCATGGAAGAGCTCGGCGTCTCGCTCCAGGATGCGGAGCCTCTCGGCGTCTTCGAGAACATCTTCACCTACGAGGGCGAACCCGGGCACGAGATCGCTCACGTCTTCGCAGTGACCTGTGCGGAGCTCGACGCCGTGCCTCTCGACGCCGAGCTCCGCATCCTCGATGAGGGCAGCCCGGTGCGCTGGGCGCCGATCGCCGACATCGAGTCCGGCATCCGCGTGCTGTTCCCGGTAGGCGCGCCCGAGGGGCTGCGCACGATCTCCGCACGCTGA
- a CDS encoding IclR family transcriptional regulator yields MPEGTPASQTLSRGIRILEVLADARAPLTIDEIAARLDVHRSIAYRLLRTLEDHRLIGRDGSGSVTLGPRMAALAAGVAHDLQAEALPEITAIANELGMTCFLGVLDGDDCITLASIEPRHAIASVAQRPGARHSVTVGAPGKAILTQLHAAEWPADAGSALRAEVDEARTRGYATSHDEVIPTVQSVAVPLVLRGQRPAAIAVVHVATDLDDAEIAERLRRSASAIRDALEG; encoded by the coding sequence ATGCCCGAAGGCACTCCGGCCTCGCAGACGCTCAGCCGCGGCATCCGGATCCTCGAGGTGCTGGCCGACGCGCGCGCTCCCCTCACGATCGACGAGATCGCCGCACGGCTCGACGTGCACCGCTCCATCGCCTACCGCCTACTGCGCACGCTGGAAGACCACCGGCTCATCGGCCGCGACGGCTCGGGCTCCGTCACTCTCGGCCCCCGTATGGCCGCCCTCGCGGCCGGCGTCGCCCACGATCTGCAGGCCGAGGCTCTCCCCGAGATCACCGCGATCGCGAACGAACTCGGCATGACCTGCTTCCTCGGCGTGCTCGACGGCGACGACTGCATCACGCTCGCGAGCATCGAGCCCCGCCACGCGATCGCGAGCGTCGCCCAGCGCCCCGGCGCGCGCCACTCCGTGACCGTCGGCGCACCGGGGAAGGCGATCCTGACGCAGCTCCACGCCGCCGAATGGCCGGCCGACGCGGGCAGCGCACTCCGAGCCGAGGTCGACGAAGCACGCACACGCGGATACGCGACGAGCCACGACGAGGTGATCCCCACCGTGCAGTCGGTCGCGGTCCCCCTCGTACTCCGCGGTCAGCGCCCCGCGGCGATCGCCGTCGTGCACGTCGCCACCGATCTCGACGACGCCGAGATCGCCGAGCGGCTCAGGCGTTCGGCATCCGCGATCCGCGACGCGCTCGAGGGCTGA
- a CDS encoding thiamine pyrophosphate-binding protein: MPTVSAHVALTLAQHIDAVFGVMGNGNAYFLDAIETQTDAVFTAVRHEQGAVVAADAHFRASGRIAAGTSTYGAGFTNTLTALAEAVQAHVPLVLVVGDEPTSGPRPWDVDQIALASAVGARTYTVGRADAAATTVIAIEHALTYRVPVVLAIPYDVAALEAGAVPEAPAPRLPASLAPRGEFAEGTLGEIAAALAGASRPFLLAGRGAWLAGAGEALGELARLTGALTASSALGRGVFPESQYDLGVTGGFGADGAMELVRTADVAVVFGASLNQFTMRFGELFAPGTRVFQIDIAPAATHPHVGGFVRADARLAAEDLVARVGSASPSAPWRETVDVAAARTYDEGDDLAADGRLDPRSAARRIAELLPSDRVVVSDGGHFIGWANMYWPVEAPDRMMMVGTAFQSIGQGWPSVVGAALARRESTVVLTSGDGGGLMAIADLESAVRAAQGRGIAVIWNDAAYGAEVNLYGLKGLAEGPMRIPEVDFAAFGAAVGAEGVVVKTLADLDRLRTWADEDATTRRFLLLDLRISGDVIAPYQQEIIRVNS; encoded by the coding sequence ATGCCCACCGTCTCCGCGCACGTCGCCCTCACGCTCGCCCAGCACATCGACGCCGTCTTCGGCGTGATGGGCAACGGCAACGCCTACTTCCTCGATGCCATCGAGACGCAGACGGATGCGGTGTTCACCGCCGTCCGCCACGAACAGGGTGCGGTCGTGGCCGCCGACGCGCACTTCCGTGCGTCCGGACGCATCGCCGCAGGAACCTCGACCTACGGCGCAGGGTTCACCAATACGCTCACGGCACTCGCCGAGGCCGTGCAGGCCCATGTGCCGCTCGTGCTCGTGGTCGGCGACGAGCCGACCTCCGGCCCTCGCCCGTGGGACGTCGATCAGATCGCGCTGGCCTCTGCCGTCGGCGCCCGCACGTATACGGTCGGCCGAGCGGATGCCGCCGCGACCACCGTGATCGCGATCGAGCACGCGCTGACCTATCGAGTGCCGGTCGTGCTGGCCATCCCCTACGACGTGGCCGCCCTCGAGGCCGGCGCTGTGCCCGAGGCGCCGGCGCCCCGGCTCCCGGCGTCGCTCGCCCCTCGCGGCGAGTTCGCCGAGGGCACGCTGGGTGAGATCGCCGCAGCGCTGGCCGGGGCATCCCGCCCGTTCCTCCTCGCCGGTCGTGGCGCCTGGCTGGCCGGTGCCGGTGAGGCACTGGGCGAGCTCGCCCGCCTGACCGGTGCCCTCACCGCATCGTCCGCACTCGGTCGCGGGGTGTTCCCGGAGTCGCAGTACGACCTCGGAGTGACCGGGGGCTTCGGTGCCGACGGCGCCATGGAGCTGGTCCGCACCGCCGACGTCGCGGTCGTGTTCGGCGCATCCCTCAACCAGTTCACGATGCGCTTCGGAGAGCTCTTCGCGCCGGGCACCCGCGTGTTCCAGATCGACATCGCTCCGGCAGCCACGCACCCGCACGTCGGCGGCTTCGTCAGAGCGGATGCCCGTCTCGCCGCAGAGGATCTCGTCGCCCGGGTCGGCTCCGCCTCGCCGTCGGCACCGTGGCGCGAGACCGTCGACGTCGCCGCCGCCCGCACGTACGACGAGGGTGACGATCTCGCCGCCGACGGACGCCTCGACCCCCGATCCGCCGCACGCCGCATCGCCGAGCTGCTGCCGAGCGACCGCGTCGTCGTCTCCGACGGCGGGCACTTCATCGGCTGGGCGAACATGTACTGGCCGGTCGAGGCCCCCGACCGCATGATGATGGTCGGCACCGCGTTCCAGTCGATCGGACAGGGCTGGCCGAGTGTGGTCGGCGCGGCCCTCGCCCGCCGAGAGTCGACCGTCGTGCTGACGTCGGGCGATGGCGGCGGCCTGATGGCGATCGCCGACCTCGAGTCCGCCGTGCGCGCCGCCCAGGGCCGCGGCATCGCGGTGATCTGGAACGACGCGGCCTACGGTGCCGAGGTCAACCTCTACGGCCTCAAGGGGCTCGCCGAAGGCCCGATGCGCATCCCCGAGGTCGACTTCGCCGCGTTCGGCGCCGCTGTCGGCGCCGAGGGCGTCGTCGTGAAGACCCTTGCGGATCTCGACCGGCTGAGGACATGGGCCGACGAGGATGCCACGACGCGACGCTTCCTCCTGCTCGACCTCCGCATCTCGGGCGACGTCATCGCGCCGTACCAGCAGGAGATCATCCGCGTGAACTCGTGA
- a CDS encoding alpha-E domain-containing protein, which produces MLSRIAEALFWIGRYVERADGTARILDVHLQLLLEDPWVEEDTACRALLSVMGTTADDDAVLSRDDVVRLLALDRDHSASIAHSIASARENARRAREIISTDLWETLNESNARMPRRIASDKTHPFFRWVRDRSALAFGVVDSSTSRDEAWHFFVLGRSIERADMTARLLATRSLTEAGGPSWTTLLRSCGAYEAHLRSHRAVPTAASAVEFLLVDRLFPRSVLSSILQAEECLRGIDPAGAFGTPDRAHRVLGRMRSELEYRPIGDTVHRLSESMEEVQVGMSMASDAIRERYFPSIAMPVWIGEAL; this is translated from the coding sequence GTGCTGAGTCGCATCGCGGAGGCGCTGTTCTGGATCGGGCGATACGTCGAGCGGGCGGACGGCACCGCGCGCATCCTCGACGTGCATCTGCAGCTGCTGCTCGAGGATCCGTGGGTGGAGGAGGACACCGCCTGCCGCGCGCTCCTCTCGGTGATGGGCACGACGGCCGATGACGACGCGGTGCTGAGCCGCGACGATGTGGTGCGGCTGCTCGCACTGGATCGGGACCACTCCGCCTCGATCGCGCATTCGATCGCCTCCGCGAGGGAGAATGCGCGCCGCGCGCGAGAGATCATCTCGACGGATCTCTGGGAGACGCTCAACGAGTCGAACGCGCGGATGCCGCGGCGGATCGCCTCCGACAAGACGCACCCGTTCTTCCGGTGGGTGCGCGACCGGTCGGCGCTGGCCTTCGGGGTCGTGGATTCATCGACGAGCAGGGATGAGGCGTGGCACTTCTTCGTGCTCGGCCGGTCTATCGAGCGCGCCGACATGACCGCTCGGCTCCTCGCCACGCGGTCGCTGACGGAGGCCGGTGGACCCAGCTGGACGACGCTGTTGCGCAGCTGCGGCGCGTACGAGGCCCATCTGCGCAGTCACCGTGCCGTACCGACCGCGGCCTCCGCAGTGGAGTTCCTGCTCGTCGATCGGCTGTTCCCGCGGTCTGTGCTCTCGAGCATCCTGCAGGCCGAGGAGTGCCTGCGCGGGATCGATCCGGCGGGTGCGTTCGGAACCCCGGACCGCGCGCACCGGGTGCTCGGTCGTATGAGGTCGGAGCTCGAGTACCGGCCGATCGGCGACACCGTGCATCGTCTGTCCGAGAGCATGGAGGAGGTCCAGGTGGGGATGTCGATGGCGAGTGACGCGATCAGGGAGCGGTACTTCCCGTCGATCGCGATGCCGGTGTGGATCGGAGAGGCGCTGTGA
- a CDS encoding FAD-dependent monooxygenase: MQFHHHGYVSGDPRVKDAAGIGTDRPADLPDEIDVLIVGSGPAGMLLAAQMSQYPGVSTRIIEKRDGRLVLGQADGIQPRSVETFQAFGFAERIIAEAYNIGWMNFWGPNPDAPSEIVRTSRTADYAYDICEFPHLIVNQARVLDYFAEAAAHGPGRIAPDYGIEFVGLTVHDEDEYPVEVSLRYVAGERAGEERTIRAKYVAGCDGARSGVRQAIGRTHVGGSAAHAWGVMDVLVNTDFPDWRTKCAINSEAGNILHIPREGGYLSRMYIDLGEVADDDDHRVRQTPIEEIIRKANAILSPYTLDVKEVAWHSVYEVGHRVTDGFDDVIDESGRTPRVFLTGDACHTHSAKAGQGMNVSMQDGFNLGWKLGSVLTGRAPEALLATYGAERRPVAQQLIDFDREWSTLMARKPSEITDPNDLATYYLATAEFPSGFMTQYTSSMITGSDAHQALAAGFPLGKRFKSAEVVRVGDGNVIHLGHHAKADGRWRVYAFGGRDAATLDTWAAEAGPVLARFTPADTDQDSVFDVKAIYQQPYEQVEVTSAPALFQPKTGPLGLTDWEKVYAAGPSKWTETDIFEARELSRDGVVVVVRPDQYVAAILPLDAVDELASFFEGALLPAS; the protein is encoded by the coding sequence ATGCAGTTCCACCACCACGGTTATGTCTCCGGAGACCCCCGCGTGAAGGATGCCGCGGGTATCGGCACAGACCGCCCCGCAGACCTGCCAGACGAGATCGACGTCCTCATCGTCGGCTCCGGACCCGCGGGCATGCTGCTCGCCGCCCAGATGTCGCAGTACCCCGGCGTCTCCACGCGGATCATCGAGAAGCGCGACGGGCGACTCGTGCTCGGGCAGGCCGACGGCATCCAACCGCGCAGCGTCGAGACGTTCCAGGCCTTCGGCTTCGCCGAGCGCATCATCGCCGAGGCGTACAACATCGGCTGGATGAACTTCTGGGGACCGAACCCCGATGCGCCGAGCGAGATCGTGCGCACCTCGCGCACCGCTGACTACGCGTACGACATCTGCGAGTTCCCGCACCTGATCGTCAACCAGGCGCGCGTGCTCGACTACTTCGCCGAGGCCGCGGCGCACGGGCCCGGCAGGATCGCCCCCGACTACGGCATCGAGTTCGTGGGCCTCACGGTGCACGACGAGGATGAGTACCCGGTCGAGGTCTCGCTGCGCTACGTCGCAGGGGAGCGCGCGGGAGAGGAGCGCACGATCCGCGCCAAGTACGTCGCGGGGTGCGACGGCGCACGCAGCGGCGTGCGCCAGGCGATCGGGCGGACGCATGTCGGCGGCAGCGCCGCGCACGCCTGGGGCGTCATGGATGTGCTCGTGAACACCGACTTCCCCGACTGGCGCACCAAGTGCGCCATCAACTCGGAGGCGGGAAACATCCTGCACATCCCGCGCGAGGGCGGCTACCTCAGCCGGATGTACATCGACCTCGGCGAGGTCGCGGACGACGATGACCACCGTGTGCGTCAGACGCCCATCGAGGAGATCATCCGCAAGGCGAACGCGATCCTCAGCCCCTACACGCTGGATGTGAAAGAGGTCGCCTGGCACAGCGTGTACGAGGTCGGCCACCGCGTCACCGACGGGTTCGACGACGTGATCGACGAGTCCGGTCGCACACCGCGGGTGTTCCTCACCGGCGATGCCTGCCACACCCACAGCGCCAAGGCCGGCCAGGGCATGAACGTCTCGATGCAGGACGGCTTCAACCTCGGGTGGAAGCTCGGATCCGTCCTGACCGGACGGGCGCCCGAGGCTCTGCTCGCGACCTACGGCGCCGAGCGTCGGCCGGTCGCACAGCAGCTCATCGACTTCGACCGCGAATGGTCGACGCTCATGGCGCGCAAGCCCTCTGAGATCACCGATCCCAACGACCTCGCCACCTACTACCTCGCCACGGCGGAGTTCCCCTCCGGCTTCATGACGCAGTACACCTCGTCGATGATCACGGGGTCCGACGCGCATCAGGCGCTCGCCGCAGGCTTCCCGCTTGGCAAGCGCTTCAAGTCCGCCGAGGTCGTGCGGGTGGGGGATGGCAACGTCATCCATCTCGGCCACCATGCCAAGGCCGACGGGCGCTGGCGCGTGTACGCATTCGGCGGTCGGGATGCCGCGACGCTCGATACCTGGGCTGCGGAGGCGGGGCCGGTGCTCGCTCGCTTCACGCCTGCGGATACCGATCAGGATTCCGTCTTCGACGTGAAGGCGATCTACCAGCAGCCGTATGAGCAGGTCGAGGTCACGTCGGCTCCCGCCCTGTTCCAGCCGAAGACCGGTCCGCTCGGGCTCACCGACTGGGAGAAGGTCTATGCCGCCGGCCCGTCGAAGTGGACGGAGACCGACATCTTCGAGGCGCGTGAGCTCTCGCGCGACGGTGTCGTCGTGGTGGTGCGCCCCGACCAGTACGTCGCCGCGATCCTGCCGCTGGATGCCGTCGATGAGCTGGCATCGTTCTTCGAGGGAGCATTGCTGCCGGCGTCCTGA
- a CDS encoding fumarylacetoacetate hydrolase family protein, translated as MTASITRPGKIIAIHLSYASRADQRGRRPAAPSYFFKPSSSVGVSGGTVERPAGTELLAFEGEIALVIGTAARRVSLDDAWDHVGWVTASNDLGLYDLRANDKGSNVRSKGGDGYTPLGPELIDARTVDPTALRIRTWVNGELRQDDTTAGLIFPLAQLVADLSQHFTLEPGDVILTGTPAGSSVIVPGDVVEIEVDAPDAAGSPTSGRLVTTVTQGEIAFDAEVGSLPAVDDLQRTEAWGSREEAGLPAESTAPALSPELRAKLMEAPTAGLSAQLRKRGHHSCFIDGVAANIPGSRIVGTAKTLRFVPFREDLFKTHGGGYNAQKRTFDAVDEGEIIVIEARGDATTGTLGDILALRARARGAAGVVTDGGVRDFDAVAEIGLPVFSQGAHPSVLGRKHVPWDSDITISCGGATVQPGDIIVGDGDGVVVIPPALAEQVADDTLAQEIEDAWIAEQVAAGHPVDGLFPLNAAWREKYEASTGAASDRGTRA; from the coding sequence GTGACGGCATCCATCACCCGCCCCGGAAAGATCATCGCGATCCACCTGAGCTACGCCTCACGTGCTGATCAGCGTGGCAGGCGACCCGCAGCCCCCTCCTATTTCTTCAAGCCGTCCAGCTCGGTCGGCGTCTCCGGCGGCACCGTCGAACGCCCCGCAGGCACCGAACTGCTCGCGTTCGAAGGTGAGATCGCCCTCGTCATCGGCACCGCTGCCCGTCGCGTCTCGCTCGACGATGCCTGGGATCACGTCGGGTGGGTCACCGCGTCGAACGATCTCGGGCTCTACGATCTGCGCGCCAACGACAAAGGATCCAACGTCCGGTCGAAGGGCGGCGACGGGTACACGCCCCTGGGCCCCGAGCTCATCGACGCTCGCACCGTCGATCCCACCGCACTCCGCATCCGCACCTGGGTCAACGGAGAGCTGCGGCAGGACGACACGACCGCCGGGCTGATCTTCCCGCTCGCCCAGCTCGTGGCCGATCTCTCCCAGCACTTCACCCTCGAGCCGGGCGACGTCATCCTGACCGGAACTCCCGCCGGGTCTTCTGTGATCGTCCCCGGCGACGTGGTCGAGATCGAGGTGGATGCTCCGGATGCAGCGGGCTCCCCCACCTCGGGCCGACTCGTGACGACCGTGACGCAGGGTGAGATCGCCTTCGATGCCGAGGTCGGATCGCTCCCCGCCGTCGACGATCTGCAGCGCACCGAGGCGTGGGGCTCCCGCGAGGAGGCCGGACTTCCCGCCGAATCGACCGCGCCCGCCCTCTCCCCCGAACTGCGCGCGAAGCTGATGGAGGCGCCGACCGCCGGCCTCTCGGCCCAGCTGCGCAAGCGCGGTCACCATTCGTGCTTCATCGACGGCGTCGCCGCGAACATCCCCGGCAGCAGGATCGTCGGCACCGCGAAGACGCTGCGCTTCGTTCCCTTCCGTGAAGATCTGTTCAAGACCCACGGCGGCGGTTACAACGCCCAGAAGCGCACCTTCGATGCCGTCGACGAGGGCGAGATCATCGTCATCGAGGCCAGGGGCGACGCGACGACCGGAACGCTCGGCGACATCCTCGCGCTGCGTGCTCGCGCCCGTGGCGCGGCCGGTGTCGTCACCGACGGCGGCGTGCGCGACTTCGACGCGGTCGCCGAGATCGGACTCCCGGTCTTCTCGCAGGGCGCGCACCCCTCGGTCCTCGGCCGCAAGCACGTGCCGTGGGATTCCGACATCACCATCTCGTGCGGCGGCGCGACCGTGCAGCCCGGCGACATCATCGTCGGCGACGGCGACGGTGTCGTCGTGATCCCGCCTGCTCTCGCCGAGCAGGTCGCGGACGACACTCTCGCGCAGGAGATCGAGGACGCCTGGATCGCCGAGCAGGTCGCCGCCGGTCACCCCGTCGACGGGCTGTTCCCGCTCAACGCCGCCTGGCGCGAGAAGTACGAGGCTTCGACCGGCGCGGCGTCCGACCGCGGAACGCGCGCATGA
- a CDS encoding MFS transporter encodes MSGQSQAGFTPTGTIATPADRRRVVFATVVGTTVEWYDFFIYATAVGLVFGQLFFEPLGANSAIIAFATVGVSFLFRPLGAFLAGHFGDKLGRKTVLMWTLILMGAATALIGILPTYDAIGITAPILLVLLRIIQGISAGGEWGGAVLMAVEHAPRTKRGIFGASPQIGVPLGLLLASGVMALMTAIAPGEQFAIWGWRIPFLLSVVLILVGYYVRRKVEESPVFTELAERKEKAKMPIVQLFRKHLLLVIIAALVFAGNNAVGYMTTGGYIQGYATNPEGPIGLERGAVLWAVAGSAVTWLLTTLLAGWISDRIGRRTTYIIGWAMQLVGVFTLFPLVNTGEIGMLFAGLAILTIGLGFTYGPQAALYTELFPASIRFSGVSISYAIGAIAGGAFAPTIATAIVQATGSTQAVTWYLAGMTVIGLIATLLLRDRSGIPLGPDHEEEQSVSPIYGIAKA; translated from the coding sequence ATGAGTGGGCAGTCACAGGCTGGGTTCACACCCACCGGAACCATCGCGACCCCGGCCGATCGGCGCCGTGTCGTGTTCGCCACCGTCGTCGGAACCACCGTCGAGTGGTACGACTTCTTCATCTACGCCACGGCCGTCGGCCTGGTCTTCGGCCAGCTGTTCTTCGAGCCGCTGGGCGCCAACAGCGCCATCATCGCCTTCGCCACCGTCGGTGTGAGCTTCCTGTTCCGTCCGCTCGGAGCCTTCCTCGCCGGGCACTTCGGGGACAAGCTCGGACGCAAGACCGTGCTCATGTGGACGCTGATCCTGATGGGCGCGGCGACGGCGCTGATCGGAATCCTGCCGACCTATGACGCGATCGGCATCACCGCGCCGATCCTGCTGGTGCTGCTGCGCATCATCCAGGGCATCTCCGCCGGCGGCGAGTGGGGCGGCGCGGTGCTGATGGCCGTCGAGCACGCCCCGCGCACCAAGCGAGGCATCTTCGGTGCATCGCCGCAGATCGGCGTGCCGCTCGGCCTGCTGCTCGCATCCGGCGTCATGGCGCTGATGACGGCGATCGCTCCCGGCGAGCAGTTCGCGATCTGGGGGTGGCGCATCCCGTTCCTGCTCAGCGTCGTGCTGATCCTCGTCGGCTACTACGTGCGCCGCAAGGTCGAGGAGAGCCCCGTCTTCACCGAGCTCGCCGAGCGCAAGGAGAAGGCGAAGATGCCGATCGTGCAGCTGTTCCGCAAGCACCTGCTGCTCGTGATCATCGCGGCTCTCGTGTTCGCGGGCAACAACGCCGTCGGTTACATGACGACGGGCGGCTACATCCAGGGGTACGCCACCAACCCCGAGGGTCCGATCGGACTCGAGCGGGGCGCCGTGCTCTGGGCGGTCGCCGGCTCCGCCGTGACGTGGCTGCTCACGACGCTGCTGGCGGGGTGGATCTCCGACCGCATCGGTCGCCGCACCACGTACATCATCGGCTGGGCCATGCAGCTCGTGGGTGTCTTCACGCTGTTCCCGCTGGTCAACACGGGAGAGATCGGGATGCTGTTCGCGGGGCTCGCGATCCTCACGATCGGCCTCGGCTTCACCTACGGCCCGCAGGCGGCGCTCTACACGGAGCTCTTCCCGGCCAGCATCCGCTTCTCGGGTGTCTCGATCTCGTACGCGATCGGTGCGATCGCCGGTGGTGCGTTCGCCCCGACCATCGCGACCGCGATCGTGCAGGCGACCGGCTCGACGCAGGCGGTCACCTGGTACCTCGCCGGTATGACGGTGATCGGCCTCATCGCCACGCTGCTGCTGCGCGACCGCTCGGGCATCCCGCTGGGACCGGACCATGAGGAGGAGCAGTCGGTGAGCCCGATCTACGGCATCGCCAAGGCCTGA
- a CDS encoding circularly permuted type 2 ATP-grasp protein: MESLFNGYTSRRSPERAGAAPWDEMFPADALRDGGGVRLPYKDMYPALAGMDDAELRARTDALASSYLAQGVTFDFAGEERPFPLDVVPRVIAADDWTLVESGVKQRVRALEAFLADVYGPQTAVQDGVIPASLISSSSHFHRQAAGIVGANGVRIHVAGIDVIRDEAGAWRVLEDNVRVPSGVSYVLANRRVMAQTLPELFTSLRVRPVVDYPGHLLQALRAAAPAGVDDPTVVVLTPGVHNSAYYEHTLLARMMGIELVEGRDLFCSGGRVWMHTTAGPTRVDVIYRRVDDEFLDPQQFRPDSVLGAPGLMLAARLGNVTLANAVGNGVADDKLVYTYVPDLIRYYLGEEPVLPNVDTWRLEEPDALEEVLDRLDELVVKPVDGSGGKGLVVGPDASRETLEALRRTLLADPRGWIAQPVVQLSTIPTLVEDGFRPRHVDLRPFAVNDGQDIWVLPGGLTRVALPEGQLVVNSSQGGGSKDTWVLDPSLFTGPTTTVTGEADPAADEVSLATGAIAIVAPPREEPHQPFLSSPQDEDLEQRHHQQQQQQQQQQGGATC; the protein is encoded by the coding sequence ATGGAGTCGCTGTTCAACGGATACACCTCGCGTCGATCACCCGAGCGGGCGGGGGCTGCTCCGTGGGACGAGATGTTCCCTGCGGACGCCCTGCGCGACGGAGGCGGCGTGAGGCTCCCGTACAAGGACATGTATCCGGCGCTCGCCGGCATGGACGATGCCGAGCTGCGGGCCCGAACCGATGCACTGGCCAGCTCGTATCTCGCGCAGGGGGTGACGTTCGATTTCGCCGGGGAGGAGCGTCCGTTCCCTCTCGACGTGGTGCCGCGGGTGATCGCCGCGGACGACTGGACGCTGGTCGAATCCGGCGTGAAGCAGCGCGTCCGCGCACTCGAGGCGTTCCTCGCCGACGTCTACGGGCCGCAGACCGCCGTGCAGGACGGCGTGATCCCCGCCTCGCTGATCAGCTCGTCGTCGCACTTCCACCGGCAGGCCGCGGGGATCGTGGGAGCGAACGGCGTCCGCATCCACGTCGCGGGCATCGACGTCATCCGCGATGAGGCGGGAGCGTGGCGGGTGCTCGAAGACAACGTGCGCGTACCGAGCGGCGTCAGCTACGTGCTCGCGAATCGACGGGTGATGGCCCAGACGCTCCCCGAGCTGTTCACGAGTCTGCGGGTGCGACCGGTCGTCGACTATCCCGGCCACCTCCTGCAGGCGTTGCGCGCGGCCGCGCCCGCGGGCGTCGATGATCCGACGGTCGTGGTGCTGACGCCCGGTGTGCACAACTCGGCGTACTACGAGCACACGCTGCTGGCCCGCATGATGGGCATCGAGCTGGTCGAGGGGCGCGACCTGTTCTGCTCCGGCGGTCGCGTGTGGATGCACACCACGGCAGGCCCCACCCGCGTCGATGTGATCTATCGCCGGGTCGACGATGAGTTCCTCGACCCCCAGCAGTTCCGGCCGGACTCCGTGCTCGGGGCGCCGGGGCTGATGCTCGCCGCCCGTCTCGGCAACGTGACCCTCGCGAACGCCGTCGGCAACGGCGTCGCCGACGACAAGCTCGTCTACACATACGTGCCCGACCTGATCCGCTACTACCTGGGGGAGGAGCCGGTGCTTCCGAACGTCGACACCTGGCGGCTCGAGGAGCCGGATGCTCTCGAGGAGGTGCTGGATCGGCTCGATGAACTCGTCGTGAAGCCGGTCGACGGCTCGGGTGGCAAAGGCCTGGTCGTCGGGCCCGACGCATCGCGCGAGACACTGGAGGCGCTCCGCAGGACACTGCTCGCGGACCCGCGCGGATGGATCGCACAGCCGGTCGTGCAGCTGTCGACGATCCCCACGCTCGTCGAGGACGGGTTCCGCCCGCGGCACGTCGACCTGCGGCCGTTCGCGGTCAACGACGGGCAGGACATCTGGGTGCTCCCCGGCGGGCTCACCCGCGTGGCTCTGCCCGAGGGGCAGTTGGTCGTGAACTCGAGCCAGGGCGGAGGGTCGAAGGACACCTGGGTGCTCGACCCGTCTCTTTTCACCGGGCCCACGACGACGGTGACGGGGGAGGCCGACCCCGCCGCCGACGAGGTGTCGCTCGCCACCGGGGCGATCGCGATCGTGGCGCCGCCTCGGGAGGAGCCGCACCAGCCGTTCCTCTCGTCTCCGCAGGACGAGGACCTCGAGCAGCGTCACCACCAGCAGCAACAGCAGCAGCAGCAGCAACAGGGAGGTGCGACGTGCTGA
- a CDS encoding VOC family protein: MTWKIELIFMPVTDVDRSKEFYTKIGFNPDHDQVPYEGLRFVQMTPPGSACSIAFGTGLEIPLEPGQQKTIQVVVPNADEAKAQLEAVGVTTKGVEELGWGRFVWFDDPDGNTWTLQELPDYSAQA, translated from the coding sequence ATGACCTGGAAGATCGAGCTCATCTTCATGCCGGTGACCGATGTCGACCGCTCGAAGGAGTTCTACACGAAGATCGGATTCAACCCCGACCACGATCAGGTGCCGTATGAGGGTCTGCGTTTCGTGCAGATGACCCCGCCCGGTTCGGCCTGCTCGATCGCCTTCGGCACGGGGCTCGAGATTCCACTCGAGCCCGGGCAGCAGAAGACGATCCAGGTGGTGGTGCCGAACGCCGATGAGGCGAAGGCTCAACTCGAGGCCGTGGGTGTGACGACGAAGGGCGTCGAAGAGCTGGGCTGGGGCCGCTTCGTCTGGTTCGACGACCCCGACGGCAACACCTGGACCCTGCAGGAGTTGCCGGACTACAGCGCGCAGGCCTGA